Sequence from the Microtus pennsylvanicus isolate mMicPen1 chromosome 12, mMicPen1.hap1, whole genome shotgun sequence genome:
ATAGGACTGAAATGTATACAACCCCAGAGAAATGTCGTGACACTAAAGAGCACAGGAGTGACATTTTATTCTTCatgcttttacacacacacacacacacacacacacaaaagagcacAGGAGTGACATTTTAttcctcatgcttacacacacacacacaaattttaaacaGTGGAATcagtaaaaacagaacaaaatcatACCAGAGACCTCTCCTGTCCTGGATAAAACGTGTCCTTGGTACCAGATTGGCGAAGTGCTAATTCCAAGACCCTCTTTCTAGGCAAAGTCTTAGTAGCTGCTTGTTATTTTAGTAGGATTCCTGCCAGGAAAATGCCTAATGCACCTATGGATAAAGCTTCTCCCCATCCTTTCAGCCACATCTGTTCTTACTAGTTCCTCTTTTGTGAATGTTTACGTGCTGatatgtggatatgtgtgcaCATTGTGCATGCGTGGtgtatgtacatttatacatatgtatgtacgtgtgcCAGAGTCAACACTTGATGTATCTTTCTCAACCATTCTCcactttatatcttttttttaaaaatatttatttattaattatgtatacagttttccctgctgcaggccagaagagggcaccaaatcttattacagatggttgtgagccaccatatggttgctgggaattgaactcaggacctctggaagaacagtcagtgctcttaacctctgagccatctctccagccccctccacttTATATCTTAGAGGTTACTGATTTGGCCAGAGAGCCCCAAAGATTCTCCTATGTCCACCTCACTAGGGCTAGAGTTAAAGGTGTATAGTTCTGggctttttttaaagacttatctatttatctatgtattttatatacatgaatCCTGTCTTCacatacaccagaagagggcatcaatcagatctcgttacagatggttgcgagctactatgtggttgctgggaattgaactctaagacctctagaagagtagctagggctcttaaccaatgagccatctttccagcccatgttctggcttttaaaaatgtaggtactgaggactgaactcaggccctcatgcttgtgtagCAAACAGTACCAAGGAAGTCATCTCACAAGCTTTGATTAGTTGATCATACGGTAATTTCTCTGTCTATGAGCTCTATCTGCTCTCTCCAAGTGTTGAGTGTGGGAGGGAAGTGCTGATTTCAAGTAGAAGGGAGAGATGAGCAGAACGCCATAGGAAGGAAACTATAAACTTTTCTGGAAATGAGATTTAGTCATTCCATCTAGTTCTAGAAATAGAGATTCCAGTATGGAATGAAAACAGTCCAACCATCTGATCATTGGTTCTCCACTAACTATGCCAGATTCTGCACTTAGGGCCATGTTCAGAGAAAAAGTCTAGCTAAGACAGGACTGAAGGCTTCTGCAAGAACCCCAGAGAGGACAGACTCACAGGACATTAATGGCGTCAACACTTACTTCTCTTCCTGTAAGCAGACACACTGATTCTTTTCTAATTCAACAGCGCCATCCAGAGCAAAGCAAGTCTCGAGTTTGTTGGTCACATTAGGACTTAAGATCCTGCGCGTCTGTGGATCCCGAAGAGGTGTCTGAAAAGTCACCTAGTGAAAGGTTGAGGAGAGTGTACATGTTCCATGATATAAGCCCTCCCATGCAAGCCAAGGTGCTCAGAAAGCCAACCCCAGAGTACCTGAAGTACTTACTTTACAGTCCCCATTTACCTTGGCAGCTTTAGCCTGGTTTTTGGGTggcacattttctttctgtgacagACAAAGAACAGAGGCTCTTCCGGTAAGTTCTGGTTGTGAAAACAGGAAGTCACAGCTTTCTGAACTTTTTTCACTGGGGACATTTTCGTCATTTAAGATATGCAGACtcattctgaaaaagaaaaaaaaaagtttatttatttatttttgttttttttgagacagagttactctgtgtaacagtcctggctgtccttgcaactagctcttgtagaccaaactggcctcgaactcactgagatcagcctgcttctgccccccaagagctgggaataaaggtgtgcaccaccatggcctggctaaACAGAATGTGTTTTAGTCCTTAGGAAATTAATAATGCTGCAGTACATGTACAGAAATGCCCCATAAATACATCAGGGAGGTACCCCTTCCTGAACAGGTAGAGCTAGACCCTTCACAGGTACAGTTAGTACTTCAAGTAGGTGTCACCTGCCAGAGAAAGCCTGAGTCCCTTGTAGCAGGCATACTGCACCTCCTGAGTCAATTACTAATAGAGTTCAGGTTGAGATAGAAAGAGATCCAGGTGTTCAAAATGACTTCCATTAACGTATTACACTGTAGGGCAAGAACTAGGGGATATAATCCTGGCTCTAAGAACACCAGAGAAGCcgagcagtagtggtgcatgcgtttaatcccaacacttgggaagcggaggtagaggcagaggagtATAGGGTCTTGGGGGTGAAACCCTGGGAGCTCTCTGGTTGAAGTGTGAGGAGGGGTACTGGGGAGGGAGGTCATCACCAAGATAAGTTGCTGCTGACTCTGCTTTAGGAGCCCATGAGAAAAGATGGGAGGGAAAAGGACAGAACCAGAGGTCCCTGGAGTCAGAGAGAGGTAGTCTAGGTTGCTCAGCAAGGTGCATAGGACATGGGGTAAGGAGAAACGAAATCAAGAGCAATGTTCAGGATTTTTGGCCTGAAAAACTGGTTATTAGAAAACATGGGTCAACATAAAGCCAggcacactgaaccttatagaagagaaagtgggaagtacagttTTTGCTTAGAATGGGATTTTtgtggatttgttttttttttgggggggggtgttgtgtAAAGAGGAGGCCAAAGGTTGACGTGAGTTTTCTTCAATTGCTCTCTACCATATTGGATTCTctaactgaacctggagttcactgattcagCAAGATTATCTGTCTAGCCAGTAAGCTTCAGAGATTCTCCAGTCGGCCtgcccagtgctaggattacaggcaggtaCAGCCATGCCACACAATTTTTAGGTGGGTGCTGAGGACctcaactcaggtcttcatgcttgtttgACAAGCGTGTTACTGGCTGAGTCATATCCCCAGCCCCTGGAGGGAGCTCTTGGTACAAAGCTTGACAAGTCAGAATTGGGTTCTGCTGTCTTCTTGGTGCAAGAGTAATTGTGGGAttgtggggtgggagagggagcaGACCGACTCGAAGGCACTGGCCGAGGAACAAGAAACTGTCCCTGGGACAGGGGGTTCAGAACGACAGACAATAGACAGAACAGTTTTGCAGAAAAGGTGGAAGAAAGAGACCTGGGCCGATGTCCTGGCTCCGAAACGCAAGTCTCATACACGACACACTCGACAAGAACAGGAACCTAAGGGGATAAATAGTTACGCGCGGCCTCTTTGGAGGACGTCAGCTGGGTCAGACCGAGATCACTGGCAGACCCAATCCGGAATGCAGCCCGCAGGCATCAGTCCTGCCTAGGAAGCTTGAGGGATCCGTTAGCCCAGAAAAGAGGGCTGGGGGTGAGCCGGGGTGGGCCCTCAACAacaacagagagaagagaagagaagagaagagaagagaagagaagagaagagaagagaagagaagagaagagaagagaaaggagagagagaacggagagagagaaaggagagagcgaAGCTGCGGATGAAAGCTACAACCCAGGCAGTAGGAATCCAGATCCGCGGGGCTGATCCCCACCCCTCGCCCGCGGGACGTGGGAAGTCGCCCTTTACCTGCCTACTGCTGAGGGCCCGCGCCGACGCCCACAGCAAGAGAGGAGCGGCGTCCCTGCTCCACGCTAGGAATCCGAGCTGGAGAAACCGAGATGAAAGAATTCCAACCGGCTCTACTCTCGCAGTCCGCGACCGACGGCCGCTGAGTGAGCCCGCCCCAGATTCAAATACCGAGAGTTGACGTTCCGCGGCCAATCAGCGCGCGGCAGGACCAGAACGCCACAGCCGCGGGCGGCCAATATCAGGCCGTCCTGGTCCCGCCCTTCACGCGCAGGCAGTTCCGCTTCCGGGATTGAGGGCACGGTGGGAGCGTCGGGGCGCGTGGGAACCACAGGTTAGCACAGCAGGCCAATTCGGCTAGTCGGTAGCCGGACATTGTGGTGTCCACCATCGCCCCGACAGTCTCAGGGTCGGCCGCGAAGGCGGTGAGACAGCAGTTCGCCCTGGCTTGGCTTTTCTCAGCCATTAAATAGAACCAGCTGCAGTGTCTTCTCTGAGCTGCTTATAAGGGAGAGGATGCACCCATGCGGGGGGTCTCTGGGTGGCTCACGATTTGTGGGTCGGCGCGGGGTTCCGAGGGTTTCTCCAGAGTGCTCGGGGCGGCCTAACGAGACTGTCTTCCAGAGTGGTCTTCGCGTCACTCTATGGGGAGATTGTCCCCTGTCCCCCACAGGACCCCACGGGCAGACTCAGGCGGGACTCCATCTCCTAGAATGCTTTGCGGGCCCCTTGACAGGCGTGTCTCAGTCTCCCAGAATGCCCCTCTGGCGGCCTGACTCGAACTCCGTCTCCCAGAGTGCCTCGCGGGCGGCTTGGCGGTGGTGGCGACAACCTACCAACTGTCCGGAACTGGACGCCCCTGTCTCTTACCGGCGCGGTGAGCGGTGTCGCGATGGACAGCCCAGAGGTGACCTTCACTCTGGCCTACCTGGTCTTCGCCGTGTGCTTCGTGTTCACGCCCAACGAGTTCTACTCGGCCGGGCTCACCGTGCAGAACCTGTTGTCGGGCTGGCTGGGCAGCGAGGACGCCGCTTTCGTGCCCTATCACCTTCGTCGCACTTCCGCCACGCTTCTGTGTCACTCACTGCTGCCGCTGGGTGAGCCTCCTGAGCGTCGGCCAGTGGTTGGCGCTTAGCCGGGCACTCCGAGAGTGAGGAGGTTCCCCGCCGGAAGCGGCACAGATGCGCGTCAACGGAGGTGCAAGCCATCGGGGTCCCTGCAGCCCAGACTATAAGCCGAGCGCTCTTCCTGGTTGGGAGGCGACGGCCCAGGCGCTGGTTGGTCTGCGAGGGATGCTCGGGCAGGGCCGGATCCCGGTCTTTTACGTCGTTGTGAATGGAGTGCAAAATCGTTCAGCGTGTTTGCCTTGTTGGGCGGTTTCTAGGAAAGGGCTCCTGTTGACTCCTTACAATAGGAGTCGGAGGGCCGCCAGGGGAAGGTGGGCGTGGCGAGAGCGGGCAGAGATGAAGACCGTCAAGGTTGGGAACACTGGTTGCAGTCATCTTTGCCAGGCTAGTGGGAACTCTGAGAGGCCCATCTGTCAGCTGTTTGGAGGATGCGTTAGGGGAACTGCTGGGATAGAGCAGGGATTGGAGGCTAGGAACCAGATGAAGGAGACGTCTGGAGGATACAGGGACACGGAAAGGCAGGTCTGGGAGAACTGATGTCTGATGGCCTGACATATTTGTGGCTCTGGGCACAGGAATGATTGGTGTGAGGATACAGCAGCCTGggctctggggaggtggaggcaggtgtggTAATAGAAGCACTTGGGCTTGTTTTGAGAGGAAGGTGCGTTAGGTTACCCCATTGGAGAACTGGAGATGGAGCTGGCATGGCCGGGTAGTTGTTTAGCTTGAGAACCTAGTGCCCTGTAAGGCAGATACAGAAGGTGGGGCTCTGAGGCAGGACCCCTGACCAAGGGCTGTCTCGTGGATTTTTGGACGCGCCCTAGCTATGCTCATCTCATAGGCACTCCCATGTCCCAACAAGGATCCGGATGTTAGCAAGCACAAGTCACCCATGGCAGTTATATTGAGAACAGGCAGACAGTGGAGCTGGCGTTTGTTGCTGTATAACCATAACAAGTTAGTTTGACATGtagtgaggtggctcagagtCAACATTTACTGTTGGTTATGGCAGATTGGAGCCTGCCCATATAGTACCTTACCATCTACTTTATAATTCTTTTCCATGTTTGAGTTGTTCCCTGTTGGGCCAACAGGGCCCTAAAACTGGTTCCTTTGTTCTTACAAATGCCCAATCATTGAGTACTTGCTTACGTTTTTCTTCTTGCTTACTTTCTTGTACAGTGTCCCAGCTCTGAAATGGGCTATGTTGGGTCTGCCTCCTCAGAGGATGCAAAATTAAGAGACTACGATGTAGGCCAAAGAACTGCCTTAGATAGGCCTGTGGTCAGTTCTACACAGTCATgtgtttcctttggtttttatttattttgttgtgtgggggtggggttctgcagactgggtttctctgtggaacaactctggctgtcctggaactccctttgtagaccacacTAACCTCGAATGCACAGTCCTTTTTTCTaggacttttgtttttgttttttgagatagggtttctttgtatagctctggctgttccaGAACAAGcactttagaccaggctggcctcaaactcacagagatccgcgtgccaTGCCTCCCAAGtatttggattaaaggcatgtgcccctaCTGCCCaacaactttgatttttttttttcctacttggcAGTTCCTGTGAAATAGTAGGAGTAGATTGCAAACATGTTCCTCTAGAATGTGGTACCACTGCTGTCACTAAAGCTGAGGCAGGCCAGCTGTGGAGGTGCAGGAGTCAGGGTGATATGTTCTGGGAGCTAACCATGCTCTAGGTTCCAGGGCAAGACTCAGGGCTGGCGATAAAAAAGAGGTagtttctcccttcccccaagcGCAGAGCTAACACTGTGGTCTTCAGATGGGTCACCACGGGAGGAAAGTAGCACCCCACAGCCTGGGCTTGCCCTGAGATGTCTTTTCTTCTGCAGGCTACTACATGGGCATGTGCTTTGCAGCTTCAGAAAAGCAGCTCTACTCCCCTGGTCAGGCCTCAGAGGCCTGGAAGCTCTTCCTTCTCCTGGCCGTGACCCTTCCCCTTGTCTCCTGTACCCTGATCTACTACTGGTCCTGGGACAAGTGGACCCGACACCCACTGGCCCAAACCCTGGCCCTCTATGCCCTTCCACAGTCAGGTTGGCAAGCGGTTGCCTCTTCCATCAACACGGAGTTCCGGCGGATTGACAAGTTTGCTACTGGGGCACCCGGTGCTAGAGTGATTGTGACAGACACATGGGTAATGAAGGTGACAACATACCGTGTGCGTGTGGCTCAGCAACAGGATGTTCACTTGACTGTGACAGAGTCTCGGCAGCATGATCTCTCACCAGACTCAAACCTACCTGTACAGCTTCTTACCATACGTGTGGCCAGCACCAGCCCCGCTATGCAGCCCTTTGATATTCGGTAAGTGTGTGGTGGTTCTGGATGGCACAAGACtttcactgtctgctcttcatGAACCTCTTATGAGGTGCTGAGGGTGGAGCTGGACTGAGATACTCCTGGGCCTATATGACTTCAGTCAGTTGACCCCTTTAGAGCCGTCTTCCTTCAAGACCCCTCTTGCCTTCAGTGTTCTCTTTGctgttccttctgcctttcatCGAGCTGTCCCTCCAGCTTCTTGAGATCACCTAGGAATGAAGATTGGTGGTACCTCAGCTCCAGCTTCTTCCTATCCTCTATTGGGGATGAGGAGACTCTGCCTACAGGGCCATCTTTAGTGGCTACTTCACTGAGATGGTTGTTTTCCCTGGCCTTGCCTATTTTTGGTTCTGAGTGGTTTTAGGTTGTGGATCCATGGGCAGATTGGCTCAGCTCATCAAGCCATGCCTCTTCCAGGCTGAATTCAGCAGAATATGGTGAACTATGTGAGAAGCTCCACGCACCAATCCGAAGTGCAGCCAATGTGGTTATCCGCCAGAGCCTGGGTGACCTCTTCCTAGAAACATTTGCGTCGCTGGTGGAGGTCAACCCAGCCTATTCAGTGCCCAGCAACCAGGTGGGGGCTGGCCCAAGtgggaaagtgtgtgtggggggaggtacCCCTCCCTTCTCCTAGAACCATCTTGTAGGTCTTTTTGTAACCCCTTTTGTTCAACTACCTCTCTGTAGGAGCTCGAGGCCTGCATAGGCTGCATGCAGACACGGGCCAGTGTGAAGCTGGTGAAGACTTGCCAGGAGCCAGCGGTGGGCGAGTGCCAGCAGTGTTACTGCCGTCCCATGTGGTGTCTCACTTGCATGGGCAAGTGGTTTGCCAGCCGCCAGGATCCCCAGCGCCCTGACACTTGGCTGGCCAGCCGTGTGCCCTGCCCTACTTGTCGTGCCCGCTTCTGCATCCTGGATGTGTGTTGTATACGCTGACCATCACAGCCTATTCTGTGTCTTCACTAGCTACTTATGAGGAGCAGCTAAAGCTCCTTGACCTTGGCAAAGGTTCTAGTCAAAGCACACACGTATCTACAGCCACTCTCTGCCTTGAATCTGTGGTAGGTTGAGGATTTTGATTTAGAAGTTCTCATGGAAATGTCCTATCCCATACCTTCAGCATCTTCTCGCCCTACTCACCCCAGGTGGGGCTGATATTTCACATAGATTGCTCCAAAGTCCCAAAATGTTGGAATTTGGCCTAGAGTTTTCATTTGGCCGGTTTGCCTTAATTCTATCACAGATCATATCTGCCCCTCAGAACCCTGAGAGTTATAAGCCAGACCTACATCTGTCCCAGAGCCTATGATGTTGGGTAGATGTTGACAGTTGAGAGGGTTACCAGTGGTGCCACTCCAGTGCGAAGTCCTTTTCTACAGCCAGCCGAGGGACCACTTCTGGGTAGGGAGGTATGAGCAACAACCTAGGGCCAGGCCAGTTACTCATGAGGGTTGCATATGCTTTAGAGGGCCCACAGTGCTTTTGGtgtcttttcttgcttctttagTCCAGGGGAGGCCAAGATCTCATACTCCTGGCCCTAGGAAAGAACCGGAAAGCCACAACAGTATCCAGAAAGAAACCCACCAGGGATGCAGTACAGGGTTAGCTAGAGCCCTTGTGGGTTGCTTGGATCAGGAGAGGGTACCTCAGTGGTCAAGGTTCTGATGGACATACCATTCACTTATCTGTAGTGTAGGGCAGCGGAGAGGCTGC
This genomic interval carries:
- the Tmem129 gene encoding E3 ubiquitin-protein ligase TM129 isoform X3, whose protein sequence is MGMCFAASEKQLYSPGQASEAWKLFLLLAVTLPLVSCTLIYYWSWDKWTRHPLAQTLALYALPQSGWQAVASSINTEFRRIDKFATGAPGARVIVTDTWVMKVTTYRVRVAQQQDVHLTVTESRQHDLSPDSNLPVQLLTIRVASTSPAMQPFDIRLNSAEYGELCEKLHAPIRSAANVVIRQSLGDLFLETFASLVEVNPAYSVPSNQELEACIGCMQTRASVKLVKTCQEPAVGECQQCYCRPMWCLTCMGKWFASRQDPQRPDTWLASRVPCPTCRARFCILDVCCIR
- the Tmem129 gene encoding E3 ubiquitin-protein ligase TM129 isoform X2 gives rise to the protein MRVNGGYYMGMCFAASEKQLYSPGQASEAWKLFLLLAVTLPLVSCTLIYYWSWDKWTRHPLAQTLALYALPQSGWQAVASSINTEFRRIDKFATGAPGARVIVTDTWVMKVTTYRVRVAQQQDVHLTVTESRQHDLSPDSNLPVQLLTIRVASTSPAMQPFDIRLNSAEYGELCEKLHAPIRSAANVVIRQSLGDLFLETFASLVEVNPAYSVPSNQELEACIGCMQTRASVKLVKTCQEPAVGECQQCYCRPMWCLTCMGKWFASRQDPQRPDTWLASRVPCPTCRARFCILDVCCIR
- the Tmem129 gene encoding E3 ubiquitin-protein ligase TM129 isoform X1; its protein translation is MDSPEVTFTLAYLVFAVCFVFTPNEFYSAGLTVQNLLSGWLGSEDAAFVPYHLRRTSATLLCHSLLPLGYYMGMCFAASEKQLYSPGQASEAWKLFLLLAVTLPLVSCTLIYYWSWDKWTRHPLAQTLALYALPQSGWQAVASSINTEFRRIDKFATGAPGARVIVTDTWVMKVTTYRVRVAQQQDVHLTVTESRQHDLSPDSNLPVQLLTIRVASTSPAMQPFDIRLNSAEYGELCEKLHAPIRSAANVVIRQSLGDLFLETFASLVEVNPAYSVPSNQELEACIGCMQTRASVKLVKTCQEPAVGECQQCYCRPMWCLTCMGKWFASRQDPQRPDTWLASRVPCPTCRARFCILDVCCIR